In Pseudofrankia saprophytica, one genomic interval encodes:
- a CDS encoding maleylpyruvate isomerase N-terminal domain-containing protein gives MAELNSVRADFHELVATIREKDWERRPPGSEWTVRQIMYHLAMGQELFASGLGGARRSLSFTPPVTVGNRINNVMTVWGARRADGASIRRKFDRGHHRLASILSTVQAEEWGNRGVQNFRGRETVESTYGVVRAHFEEHAADVRVVLAEH, from the coding sequence ATGGCTGAGCTGAACTCCGTGCGGGCGGACTTCCACGAACTCGTCGCGACGATCCGAGAGAAGGACTGGGAGCGTCGGCCACCCGGCTCGGAATGGACCGTTCGTCAGATCATGTACCACCTGGCCATGGGTCAGGAGCTGTTCGCGTCTGGCTTGGGCGGAGCACGCAGGAGCCTCAGTTTCACACCCCCAGTCACGGTGGGAAACCGGATAAACAACGTCATGACCGTGTGGGGGGCACGTCGGGCCGACGGCGCTTCAATCCGCCGAAAGTTCGACCGCGGACACCACCGACTCGCCTCGATCCTGTCGACCGTGCAGGCTGAAGAATGGGGAAACAGAGGAGTCCAGAACTTCCGTGGCCGGGAAACCGTCGAATCGACCTATGGTGTCGTCCGCGCTCATTTCGAAGAGCACGCGGCCGACGTCCGAGTGGTACTCGCGGAGCACTGA
- a CDS encoding MMPL family transporter, giving the protein MKQLTRRIGDASASRPRLTIAAWMLVAALLLALAGTVGGSFVDDLVAPGSQSEQAQELLEERFPAAAGGSALAVFAVPAGQRLDAGRPAVAAAVTRVGQVEHVAAVTDPFAVGAVSPDRRIAFAEITFDLPAQAVDPSTLTAVTAAMAPARDAGVVTELGGDAAFINAESGTSSTEAIGLLVALVVLVAAFGTVVAALVPIALALVTVAAGLGGVALLANLLDVSGAAPTIGAMIGLGVGIDYALFVVARYRENRGRGQDNRAALSNAMASSGMAVLLAGGTVVVAMAALTLTGLGFLTSIGLSTSLVVLFAVASALTLLPALLTLLGDRIDAGRLARRGRRARGAARRAEDTVWWRFAHRVSRRPLPYLLGAVALLLALAAPALSMQTGFPDAGDDATSTSHRRAYDLLAEGFGPGVNGPLLLVADLREPGARLADLPALAAQVAADPGIVTVDEPWVSAAGDTAVLRALPTTEPADAATSATLARVRGLVPDNVAVSGLTAMTDDLTTQLADTLPIFIAAILIASFLLLMVVFRSLVLPLKAAVLNLLSIGGSYGVLVAVFQWGWLGSLFGLHETYLIASPMPTIFFAVLFGLSIDYEVFLLSRIREEYDATGDNAEAVARGMAGTGRVITSAALIMTVVFLGFVVDPSPLVKMLGLGLAVAIVLDATVVRMVLVPAAMALLGRANWWLPRWLDRRLPRVRPRRRRTSATRTDRGPHTGGGRRAGGGRRAGGSRRGEARRLTCRLTRPTRGAAGCRAAVIKPSQTMVPPAATS; this is encoded by the coding sequence ATGAAGCAGCTCACGCGCCGCATCGGAGACGCGAGCGCGTCCAGACCCAGGCTCACGATCGCCGCCTGGATGCTCGTCGCCGCCCTGTTGCTGGCCCTGGCGGGCACGGTCGGCGGCTCCTTCGTCGACGATCTGGTCGCGCCCGGCAGCCAGAGCGAGCAGGCACAGGAGCTGCTCGAGGAACGCTTCCCCGCCGCGGCCGGTGGCAGCGCCCTGGCGGTGTTCGCCGTGCCCGCGGGCCAGCGCCTCGACGCCGGGCGGCCGGCCGTCGCCGCCGCGGTCACCCGCGTCGGGCAGGTCGAGCACGTCGCGGCCGTGACCGATCCCTTCGCCGTGGGCGCGGTCTCCCCCGACCGGCGGATCGCCTTCGCCGAGATCACCTTTGACCTGCCGGCGCAGGCGGTCGACCCGTCAACGCTGACGGCGGTCACCGCGGCGATGGCGCCGGCGCGGGACGCCGGCGTCGTGACGGAGCTCGGCGGAGACGCCGCGTTCATCAACGCCGAGTCTGGGACGTCCAGCACCGAGGCGATCGGCCTGCTGGTCGCGCTGGTCGTGCTGGTCGCCGCGTTCGGCACGGTCGTGGCCGCGCTGGTCCCGATCGCGCTGGCCCTGGTGACCGTCGCCGCGGGCCTCGGCGGCGTGGCGCTGCTGGCGAACCTTCTGGACGTCTCCGGGGCGGCGCCGACGATCGGCGCGATGATCGGCCTGGGCGTCGGGATCGACTACGCCCTGTTCGTCGTCGCCCGGTACCGGGAGAACCGCGGTCGCGGCCAGGACAACCGCGCCGCCCTGTCGAACGCGATGGCGTCGTCGGGCATGGCCGTGCTGCTCGCCGGCGGCACCGTCGTCGTCGCGATGGCCGCGCTGACACTGACCGGCCTCGGGTTTCTCACGTCGATCGGGCTCAGCACGTCGCTTGTGGTCCTGTTCGCCGTGGCCAGCGCCCTGACCCTGCTGCCGGCGCTGCTCACGCTGCTCGGCGACCGCATCGACGCCGGCCGGCTGGCACGCCGCGGCCGGCGCGCCCGGGGCGCGGCCCGGCGCGCCGAGGACACCGTCTGGTGGCGCTTCGCGCACCGCGTCTCCCGCCGGCCGCTGCCGTACCTGCTCGGCGCGGTGGCCCTGCTGCTCGCGCTGGCCGCGCCGGCACTGTCGATGCAGACCGGCTTCCCGGACGCGGGCGACGACGCGACCAGCACCTCCCACCGGCGTGCCTACGACCTGCTGGCCGAGGGCTTCGGCCCGGGCGTCAACGGCCCGCTGCTGCTCGTCGCCGACCTGCGCGAGCCGGGCGCGCGGCTCGCCGACCTGCCCGCGCTCGCCGCCCAGGTCGCCGCCGACCCGGGAATCGTCACCGTCGACGAGCCGTGGGTGTCGGCCGCGGGGGACACGGCCGTCCTGCGCGCGCTGCCGACGACGGAGCCCGCCGACGCGGCGACGTCCGCGACCCTCGCCCGCGTCCGTGGCCTCGTCCCCGACAACGTCGCCGTGTCCGGCCTGACCGCCATGACCGACGACCTGACCACCCAGCTCGCCGACACCCTGCCGATCTTCATCGCGGCGATCCTCATCGCGTCGTTCCTGCTGCTCATGGTGGTGTTCCGGTCGTTGGTGCTGCCGTTGAAGGCCGCCGTCCTGAACCTGCTGTCGATCGGCGGCTCCTACGGCGTCCTCGTCGCCGTGTTCCAGTGGGGGTGGCTCGGGAGCCTCTTCGGCCTGCACGAGACCTACCTGATCGCGTCGCCGATGCCGACGATCTTCTTCGCGGTGCTGTTCGGGCTGTCCATCGACTACGAGGTCTTCCTGCTCTCGCGCATCCGGGAGGAGTACGACGCCACCGGCGACAACGCCGAGGCGGTGGCACGCGGGATGGCGGGCACCGGCCGCGTGATCACGTCGGCGGCGCTGATCATGACGGTGGTGTTCCTCGGTTTCGTCGTGGACCCGTCGCCGCTGGTCAAGATGCTGGGGCTGGGGCTGGCGGTGGCGATCGTGCTCGACGCGACGGTCGTGCGCATGGTGCTCGTCCCGGCGGCCATGGCCCTGCTCGGGCGCGCGAACTGGTGGCTACCCCGATGGCTCGACCGCCGGCTGCCGCGGGTGCGCCCACGGCGCCGACGTACCTCGGCAACGCGCACCGATCGCGGTCCACACACCGGTGGCGGACGCCGGGCCGGAGGCGGACGCCGGGCCGGTGGCAGCAGACGCGGCGAAGCGCGCCGGCTGACGTGCCGGCTGACGAGGCCGACCCGCGGCGCGGCCGGGTGCCGCGCCGCGGTAATTAAACCAAGTCAAACTATGGTCCCGCCGGCCGCGACCTCCTAG
- a CDS encoding LLM class flavin-dependent oxidoreductase: protein MRFGLHFDFRNPEFAQTSTADRYAAALDMAQWADRLGCTTITVAEHHGSADGYLPSPVPMLAAMAARTTDVRFSITALIASFHDPLRLAEDLIVLDNLSRGRVDLIVAAGYVREEFALFDVPMKERPRRVTEVVSTLKAAFTGQPFEYRGRRVHLTPAPFRPGGPSISLGGSSEGAARRAARIADGFVPTDPRVWEFYRDEVQRLGRPDPGPGSTGATGTVALAKDPEEGWRQLAPFFLHHTNAYGAWQAQDDIATPYRVLSDADALRSAGRFRVLTPDQYVEELKATPAPFAHFHPFCGGIPVELAWSSLRLFEHEVLPAFA, encoded by the coding sequence ATGCGCTTCGGCCTGCACTTCGACTTCCGCAACCCGGAGTTCGCCCAGACCTCGACGGCGGACCGCTACGCCGCCGCCCTCGACATGGCGCAGTGGGCGGACCGGCTGGGCTGCACCACCATCACCGTCGCGGAGCACCACGGATCGGCGGACGGCTACCTACCGAGCCCTGTCCCGATGCTCGCCGCGATGGCGGCACGCACGACGGACGTCCGCTTCAGCATCACGGCACTCATCGCGTCGTTCCACGACCCGCTGCGGCTGGCCGAGGACCTGATCGTGCTCGACAACCTGAGCAGAGGACGGGTCGACCTCATCGTGGCCGCCGGCTACGTGCGCGAGGAGTTCGCGCTCTTCGACGTGCCGATGAAGGAACGTCCCCGCCGGGTCACCGAGGTGGTCTCGACACTCAAGGCGGCCTTCACCGGCCAGCCCTTCGAGTACCGCGGACGCCGCGTGCACCTCACGCCCGCGCCCTTCCGCCCCGGCGGCCCCTCGATCTCGCTCGGGGGCAGCAGCGAGGGCGCGGCGCGGCGGGCGGCACGGATCGCCGACGGTTTCGTCCCCACGGACCCGCGGGTCTGGGAGTTCTACCGTGACGAGGTCCAGCGGCTCGGGCGTCCGGACCCGGGACCCGGTTCGACGGGCGCGACCGGGACCGTGGCACTCGCGAAGGACCCCGAAGAGGGCTGGCGGCAGTTGGCGCCCTTCTTCCTGCACCACACGAACGCGTACGGCGCCTGGCAGGCCCAGGACGACATCGCGACTCCCTACCGCGTGCTGTCGGACGCCGACGCGTTGCGGTCGGCCGGCCGGTTCCGCGTGCTGACGCCTGATCAGTACGTCGAGGAGCTGAAGGCCACGCCGGCGCCTTTCGCCCACTTTCATCCGTTCTGCGGGGGGATTCCGGTCGAGCTGGCCTGGTCGAGCCTGCGGCTGTTTGAGCACGAGGTACTACCGGCGTTCGCCTAG
- a CDS encoding response regulator: protein MNGPRVFLLDDHEIVRRGIREMLEDAGDLRVVGEASTAEEALRRIPAVSPDVAVLDARLGDGSGIDVCREIRSAHPEIGCLILTSYDDDDALFSAIMAGAAGYLLKQIRGTDLVGGIREIAAGRSLLDPAVTQRVLTRLREGSTGDPKLATLGVREREILRLVAEGLTNRQIAGRIHLSEKTVKNYVSSILVKLGLTSRTQAAVFATKAGR, encoded by the coding sequence ATGAATGGTCCGCGGGTGTTCCTCCTGGATGATCACGAGATCGTTCGGCGTGGTATCCGGGAGATGCTCGAGGACGCGGGTGATCTGCGGGTGGTGGGTGAGGCGTCCACGGCGGAGGAGGCGTTGCGGCGGATTCCGGCGGTGTCGCCGGATGTGGCCGTGCTGGATGCCCGGTTGGGGGACGGCAGCGGTATCGATGTGTGCCGTGAGATCCGTTCGGCGCATCCGGAGATCGGTTGTCTGATCCTGACGTCGTATGACGACGACGACGCCCTGTTCTCCGCGATCATGGCTGGTGCGGCGGGTTACCTGCTCAAGCAGATCAGGGGGACAGATCTCGTCGGTGGGATCCGTGAGATCGCCGCGGGCCGGTCGTTGCTTGACCCGGCGGTCACGCAGAGGGTCCTTACCCGTCTGCGGGAGGGGTCGACGGGGGACCCGAAGCTGGCCACGTTGGGGGTCCGGGAGCGTGAGATCCTGCGGCTGGTCGCCGAGGGCCTGACGAACCGGCAGATCGCCGGCCGGATCCACCTGTCCGAGAAGACCGTCAAGAACTACGTCTCCTCGATCCTGGTCAAGCTCGGCCTGACCAGCCGCACCCAGGCCGCCGTCTTCGCCACCAAGGCCGGCAGGTAG
- a CDS encoding sensor histidine kinase yields the protein MTNQPPSWGPPVAAPRRFRGPFARWPRTADIALALLAYFMTVFVVDGPGDSSSLRSVADVPVLVLVVVTAVVPALYWRRRVPLVALCVSLAGWCVLLAGHDATLGWPTIFSLYAMGRYAEPDWHGPAGVTAGVVLSTVDGLDDPGPWWQVPVLATVVMGGAWYVGRRLRLRRERLARQARDEVDQARRIVAEERTRIARELHDVVAHRVSLMTIQASGARAIATEDLPAALRAMSAVEEAGRQALDELRHLLGVLRPESDLDDLRPQPSLADLPRLIEQVREAGADVTLASDGLPVDLPVRTDLFAYRIIQEALTNVLKHAGPGAPAQVRLCAERNGIAIEIHDEGRGTAGAATGQAAPPGPGGHGIIGMRERALLLGGSLEAGPRADGGFRVVAHLPIEGEPA from the coding sequence ATGACGAACCAGCCGCCCTCGTGGGGGCCGCCCGTGGCCGCGCCGAGAAGGTTTCGGGGCCCCTTCGCCCGCTGGCCGCGGACCGCGGACATCGCGCTCGCGCTCCTCGCCTACTTCATGACGGTGTTCGTCGTGGACGGCCCGGGCGACAGCAGCTCGCTGCGGTCCGTCGCCGACGTGCCGGTGCTCGTCCTGGTCGTCGTCACCGCGGTCGTCCCGGCGCTGTACTGGCGCCGGCGCGTGCCGCTGGTCGCGCTGTGCGTCTCCCTGGCCGGCTGGTGCGTGCTGCTCGCCGGCCACGACGCGACGCTCGGCTGGCCGACGATCTTCTCCCTCTACGCGATGGGCCGCTACGCCGAGCCGGACTGGCACGGTCCGGCGGGCGTCACCGCGGGTGTCGTCCTGTCCACCGTCGACGGCCTCGACGACCCGGGCCCGTGGTGGCAGGTGCCCGTGCTCGCCACCGTCGTCATGGGCGGCGCCTGGTACGTGGGGCGCCGGCTGCGGCTGCGGCGGGAGCGCCTGGCCCGCCAGGCCAGGGACGAGGTCGACCAGGCCCGCCGGATCGTCGCCGAGGAGCGCACCCGCATCGCCCGGGAGCTGCATGACGTCGTCGCCCACCGGGTCAGCCTCATGACGATCCAGGCGAGCGGGGCCCGGGCGATCGCCACCGAGGACCTGCCGGCCGCGCTGCGGGCGATGAGCGCCGTGGAGGAGGCAGGGCGCCAGGCGCTGGACGAGCTTCGCCATCTGCTCGGTGTGCTGCGGCCGGAGTCCGACCTGGATGACCTGCGGCCGCAGCCGAGCCTCGCGGACCTGCCTCGGCTCATCGAGCAGGTCCGCGAGGCCGGCGCCGACGTGACGCTGGCGTCCGACGGCCTGCCGGTCGACCTGCCGGTCCGTACCGACCTCTTCGCATACCGCATCATCCAGGAGGCGCTGACCAACGTGCTCAAGCACGCCGGTCCCGGTGCCCCGGCCCAAGTCCGCCTGTGCGCGGAGCGGAACGGGATCGCCATCGAGATCCACGACGAGGGGCGCGGCACCGCTGGCGCGGCCACGGGCCAGGCCGCGCCGCCCGGTCCGGGAGGTCACGGCATCATCGGGATGCGGGAGCGGGCGCTGCTGCTGGGCGGGAGCCTCGAGGCGGGGCCGCGTGCGGACGGGGGGTTCCGAGTGGTGGCTCATCTGCCGATCGAAGGAGAGCCCGCGTGA
- a CDS encoding TIGR03854 family LLM class F420-dependent oxidoreductase, translating into MKVRIGLSFASVRGPQLPSLVDKVASCAVDSLWFSEQLTTPSIEPMTGMAYALARTDRLKVGAGLAVLPGRNPVLFAKQLASLSSLAPRRVLPVVGVRPYRRSEWDAFPVPAGLRGAVFDEALLLLRRLLSEPNVTFQGEFFTVREFGLGELPASPLDIWLGGASPAALRRIARLGDGWLGGMITPEEAAAGIEIINEEADLAGRRIDPEHFGLMLQMSLDGLAPSQVEALRAYRPDVDPAELMPVGWDAARDAIEDFVKVGISKFVVYPAVPPASAGLFVDAFARELMPLQT; encoded by the coding sequence GTGAAGGTCCGGATAGGTCTCAGCTTCGCATCGGTCCGTGGTCCCCAGCTACCGTCCCTGGTGGATAAGGTGGCAAGCTGTGCTGTCGACTCCCTGTGGTTCTCCGAACAGCTGACGACCCCGTCCATCGAGCCGATGACGGGAATGGCATACGCATTGGCGCGCACCGATCGACTCAAGGTCGGAGCGGGGTTGGCCGTGTTACCCGGCCGCAATCCGGTCCTGTTCGCCAAGCAGCTGGCGTCCCTCTCATCCCTCGCGCCGCGCCGGGTCCTGCCGGTGGTCGGTGTCCGTCCGTACCGTCGCTCCGAGTGGGACGCTTTCCCCGTCCCGGCGGGGCTCCGCGGCGCCGTGTTCGATGAGGCCCTGTTGCTTCTACGGCGGCTGCTTTCCGAACCGAACGTCACTTTCCAGGGAGAGTTCTTCACCGTCCGCGAGTTCGGGCTCGGCGAGCTCCCCGCCAGCCCGCTCGACATCTGGCTTGGCGGCGCCTCACCCGCGGCGCTGCGCCGGATAGCACGTCTAGGCGACGGCTGGCTTGGCGGAATGATCACACCCGAAGAAGCCGCCGCCGGTATCGAGATCATCAATGAAGAGGCCGACCTAGCCGGCCGACGAATCGATCCAGAACATTTCGGCCTTATGCTGCAGATGTCTCTGGACGGGCTCGCACCCAGTCAGGTCGAGGCGCTGCGCGCCTATCGACCGGACGTCGATCCAGCCGAACTCATGCCGGTCGGATGGGACGCCGCCCGGGACGCGATTGAGGATTTCGTGAAGGTCGGAATCAGTAAGTTCGTCGTGTATCCGGCCGTTCCGCCGGCTTCCGCCGGACTCTTTGTCGATGCCTTCGCAAGAGAGCTGATGCCTCTGCAGACATGA
- a CDS encoding tetratricopeptide repeat protein produces MTDLDRLCDDQIKALADAFPDRESACLLLTKAGLSPGLHPAWSATSGWQFWSAVSELFANGILADGPTRLLAAACSDFPDNSVFCARSGKNGPRDWPLVWNVPPCPVRLVGRDSLLAAVHESLRASNLVALVALEGMGGVGKTALAIRYAYRYQSEFEVVWWVAADQADAVATNISALAAPLGLTPDSDAASVWSVLSRRQSWLVIFDNVEDLDAVARFRPSGGGQVLLTSRRTGMDALGVALTVPTLARSDAARLLALRVRDIEPDLAERIVALLGDLPLAVEQAAGYLTTTRTPPAEYLKLLEKYFNRMIAKGRVAGLWEISVDRLRKENPASVELLELAALCDAAPIPLDLFSPSRGRLGGSPLADVAEDPVAWADTVGALVGYSLARREGGSIAVHRLIGAVTRLAMTNGLRARLLETLVGLFRDAMPVDLVRNPPSWPPARRILPHLVATLGYLGETPEHLAADVSWCRVQAAAYLMEHGQVPTAVPLLRRAADDRETFLGPDHPDTLASRHHLADAYRRSGRLDDAISLFEANLADRSRVLGTDHRDTIDSRHHVGIVYQQSRRVHEAVRIYERTLAQAERILGVDDPVSLSTRNSLAYGYTWIGRLDEAIELYESTLTDAERTLGADHPDSLRWRNNLAHVYQVAGRLDESLPLFDAVLRDRRRVLGEDHPETLRSSNNLASAHQAAGHLDEATRIFGATLAAHSRVLGEDHLETLISQNNLAHVHQTAGRLDSAIPLFEATLAGRRRILGNDHPDTIASHSNVGRAYELAGRPTEAMEIYEKSLEQGTRVLDKDHPLLAVLRDNIASARRPQVGG; encoded by the coding sequence ATGACCGACCTCGACCGGCTGTGCGACGACCAGATCAAAGCGCTGGCCGACGCGTTCCCGGATCGGGAGTCAGCCTGCCTCCTGCTCACCAAGGCGGGCCTCTCGCCGGGGCTGCACCCGGCGTGGTCTGCAACTAGTGGCTGGCAGTTCTGGTCCGCGGTCTCCGAGCTGTTCGCCAACGGGATCCTGGCCGACGGCCCGACCCGCCTGCTGGCGGCCGCGTGCAGCGACTTCCCGGACAACTCCGTGTTCTGTGCCCGCTCGGGCAAGAACGGGCCGCGCGACTGGCCCCTGGTGTGGAACGTGCCGCCGTGCCCGGTCCGGCTCGTCGGGCGGGACTCACTGCTCGCCGCCGTCCACGAGTCGCTGCGTGCGTCGAATCTGGTCGCGCTGGTGGCCCTCGAGGGGATGGGCGGCGTCGGCAAGACGGCGCTAGCCATCAGGTACGCCTACCGGTACCAGTCCGAGTTCGAGGTCGTGTGGTGGGTCGCCGCCGACCAGGCCGACGCGGTCGCCACCAACATCTCCGCGCTGGCTGCACCGCTCGGTCTCACGCCGGACTCCGACGCCGCGTCCGTCTGGTCGGTGCTGTCCCGCCGCCAGTCGTGGCTGGTGATCTTCGACAACGTCGAGGACCTCGACGCGGTCGCGAGGTTTCGCCCATCCGGAGGCGGTCAGGTCCTGCTGACCTCGCGCAGAACCGGAATGGACGCACTCGGCGTCGCGCTGACGGTTCCGACGCTGGCCCGATCGGACGCCGCTCGGCTGCTGGCACTGCGCGTCCGCGACATCGAGCCGGATCTGGCCGAGCGGATCGTGGCGCTGCTTGGTGACCTGCCGCTGGCGGTCGAACAGGCGGCTGGATACCTGACCACGACCAGAACACCTCCGGCCGAGTACCTCAAGCTCCTGGAGAAATATTTTAACCGGATGATCGCGAAAGGGCGGGTCGCGGGCCTGTGGGAAATATCGGTGGACCGTCTGCGCAAGGAGAATCCCGCGTCGGTGGAACTCCTCGAACTGGCCGCGCTGTGCGACGCCGCGCCGATCCCTCTCGATCTTTTCTCTCCTTCTCGCGGACGCCTCGGCGGCTCGCCCTTGGCGGACGTGGCCGAGGACCCGGTGGCGTGGGCCGACACGGTCGGCGCACTCGTCGGATACAGCCTGGCTCGGCGGGAGGGCGGCTCGATCGCCGTGCACCGGCTGATCGGCGCCGTGACGCGACTGGCCATGACCAACGGGCTACGGGCACGGCTTCTGGAGACGCTCGTCGGCCTGTTCCGCGACGCGATGCCGGTGGATCTCGTGCGGAACCCGCCCTCGTGGCCGCCAGCTCGGCGGATTCTGCCGCATCTCGTGGCCACGCTTGGCTACCTCGGCGAGACCCCGGAACATCTCGCGGCTGACGTCTCGTGGTGCCGCGTCCAGGCGGCGGCCTACCTTATGGAGCACGGCCAGGTTCCGACCGCTGTTCCCCTGTTGCGACGGGCCGCGGACGATCGTGAGACGTTTCTCGGCCCCGACCATCCCGACACTCTCGCCTCCCGGCACCACCTCGCGGACGCGTACCGGCGGTCGGGGCGGCTCGACGACGCCATCAGCCTGTTCGAGGCGAACCTCGCCGACCGGTCACGGGTCCTGGGCACCGATCACCGCGACACCATCGACTCCCGGCACCACGTCGGGATCGTCTACCAGCAGTCGAGGCGAGTTCACGAAGCGGTCCGGATCTACGAGCGCACGTTGGCTCAGGCGGAGCGGATCCTCGGCGTCGACGACCCCGTGTCCCTTTCGACGAGAAACAGCCTGGCGTACGGATACACGTGGATCGGCCGGCTGGACGAGGCGATCGAACTTTACGAGTCCACTTTGACCGACGCGGAACGGACGCTCGGCGCGGACCACCCGGACTCGCTGCGCTGGCGGAACAACCTCGCCCACGTCTATCAGGTCGCGGGCCGCCTCGATGAGTCGCTCCCGCTGTTCGACGCGGTGCTGAGGGACCGCCGGCGAGTGCTCGGCGAGGACCATCCGGAGACATTGCGCTCGTCGAACAACCTTGCCTCCGCCCACCAGGCCGCGGGCCACCTGGATGAGGCGACCCGGATCTTCGGGGCGACCCTGGCGGCGCATAGTCGGGTGCTGGGCGAGGACCATCTTGAGACGTTGATCTCGCAGAACAACCTCGCCCACGTCCATCAGACCGCCGGACGGCTGGACAGCGCGATCCCCCTCTTCGAGGCGACGCTGGCCGGCCGGCGACGGATTCTGGGAAACGATCATCCCGACACGATCGCCTCACATAGCAACGTCGGTAGGGCGTACGAGCTCGCCGGCCGCCCGACGGAAGCCATGGAGATATACGAGAAGTCTCTGGAACAAGGGACCAGGGTGCTCGATAAAGATCATCCGCTGCTCGCCGTGCTGCGTGACAACATCGCTTCGGCCCGCCGGCCGCAGGTCGGAGGCTGA
- a CDS encoding response regulator → MSIRVLIVDDQALVRGGLAMVLRVHHDIDVVAEAGTGLEAIEATRRSRPDVILMDIRMPEMDGLEATSRILAEADWDVRVLILTTFDPDEYVYEALRAGASGFVLKDIPADQLAGAVRTVADGGALLAPSITRRLIGRFTERRTVGPAVSRRVERLTDRERDVVVAVARGSSNSEIARELFIGPATVKSHMSSVLTKLGLRDRAQVVVFAYESGLVEAGDHDIGN, encoded by the coding sequence GTGAGCATCCGCGTCCTCATCGTCGACGACCAGGCACTGGTCCGCGGGGGCCTGGCCATGGTCCTGCGGGTACACCACGACATCGACGTCGTGGCCGAGGCCGGAACCGGACTCGAGGCGATCGAGGCGACCCGCCGGTCTCGCCCCGACGTGATTCTCATGGACATCCGGATGCCGGAGATGGATGGCCTTGAGGCGACGTCGAGGATTCTGGCCGAGGCCGACTGGGATGTTCGGGTGCTCATCCTGACCACGTTCGACCCGGACGAATACGTCTACGAGGCACTACGTGCCGGCGCGAGCGGCTTCGTGCTCAAGGACATCCCCGCCGACCAGCTCGCCGGCGCCGTGCGCACCGTGGCCGACGGCGGCGCGCTGCTGGCGCCGTCGATCACCCGGCGCCTCATCGGGCGGTTCACCGAGCGCCGGACCGTCGGTCCCGCCGTCTCGCGCCGGGTGGAACGCCTGACCGACCGGGAACGCGACGTGGTGGTCGCCGTCGCGCGAGGGTCCAGCAACTCGGAGATCGCCAGGGAGCTGTTCATCGGACCGGCCACCGTCAAGTCGCACATGTCGAGCGTTCTCACCAAGCTCGGCCTCCGTGACCGTGCCCAGGTAGTGGTCTTCGCCTACGAGAGCGGACTCGTCGAGGCCGGCGACCATGACATCGGCAACTGA